AGTGCGGAGCGGAGTTTCCTGAGGGCCAAGCGACCCGAGACGGCTGGCACTATCGATGCCCCGAAGACGACTGCGACGCCGAGGGACTCGGCGAAGGACTTCGGCGCGCCTGAGCGCCCGTAGATAGACGCTGTATCGACGCAAAAACGGACCGCTGCGGCAAATCGATGTCGGATGGATATCGACCCGTGTTGGACGCTATCATCCCTCTTCCTCCTTCATCCCCGCGCCGCGAACTCCTCGCGAGGGGTCGCGCCGTAATCGCGACGTGAGTTCGAGGTAACTCCGATACGTACTCGCGACGAAATCGTCGAGGCCGAGCGTCAGCGAGCGGGAGACTGAACCATTTTTACGCCCCCCGCGCACAGGGAGAGACAATGACCGAGTACGATTACGAGGAGCTGGGCCTCGTCGCGGGGCTGGAGATTCACCAGCAGCTCGACACCGCGACGAAGCTGTTCTGCGACTCGCCGACGGTGCGCCGCGAACCCGAGGAGGCGGCGCGAACATTCACGCGCTACCTCCACCCCACGCGGAGCGAACTCGGCGAAATCGACGAAGCGGCGCTCGAAGAGAGTCGCGTCGACCGCGAGTTCGAGTATCTCGCCTACGACACCACCTGCCTCGTCGAAGAGGACGACGAACCCCCGGCGGAACTTGACGCCGAAGCGCTCGACGTGGCGATGCAGATAGCCGAACTGATGGAGATGTCGGTCGTCAACCAGGCACACGTGATGCGGAAAATCGTCGTCGACGGGTCGAACACCTCGGGCTTCCAGCGCTCGTCGCTCGTCGCCCAGGACGGCGAGATCGAGACGAGCGAAGGTGCAGTGGGAATCGAGGATCTCCTGCTCGAAGAGGAGTCCGCCCAGCGCATCGAAGAGCGCGACGACGGCGTCCTCTATAGCCTCGACCGACTCGGCATCCCACTGGTCGAAATCGGCACGAAGCCGGACATCTCTTCGCCCGAACAGGCTCGCGAGGCCGCCGAAACCATCGGGATGCTGCTCCGGTCGACGGGGAAGGTCAAGCGCGGTCTCGGTACGATTCGACAGGACGTGAACGTCTCGATCGCCGACGGCGCGCGCGTGGAGATGAAAGGCGTCCAGAGCCTCGACGACATCGACGACATTGTCCGCAACGAGGTCGGCCGACAAGTCGAACTACTGGCCATCCGCGACGAGTTGCGGGACAGAGACGCCCACGTCGGCGACCCACAGGACGTGACCGACGTGTTCGCCGACAGCGATTCCGGTGTTATTCACGGCGCGCTCGACGCCGGCGGGAAAGTCACCGGCGTCCGCCTCGCCGGCTTCGACGGCCTCGTCGGTCGCGAACTCCAACCCGACCACCGCCTCGGAACCGAACTGTCGGACCACGCCAAGCGCCACGGCGCGGGCGGCATCTTCCACACCGACGAACTGCCCGCCTACGGCGTCACCGAGGAGGAGGTCGCGGCGCTGCGCGAGGCGGTCGGCGCGGAGTCCGAAGACGCGGTGGCCATCGTCGCTGCCGACGCCGAGACGGCGGACCTCGCCATCGACGCGGCGGCGGCGCGGGCCGAGGCCGCCATCGAGGGCGTCCCCGAGGAAACGCGCGGCGCGAACGACGGCGGAACGACGCGCTACCTCCGGCCGCTGCCGGGCGCAGCGCGGATGTACCCCGAGACGGACGTGCCGCCGGTCGAACCCGACCCCTCGGAGGTCGAGGTGCCGGAACTGCTCACCGAGAAAGTCGAACGCTACCAAGAGGTGTTCGGTCTCGACGCGGGACTAGCCGAGCAAGTGGCGTACGGCCGCCGGATGCCGCTGTTCGAGCGGGCCGTCCACGACGGCGCGGACCCGACGTTCGTCGCCGGGTTGGTCGAGAGCACCGTGACCGAACTGCGGCGCGACGACGTGGCGGTCGAGAACCTCGACGACGAGCACTTCCTGGCCGTCGTCGAACTCGTCACCGACGGTGACCTCGCCAAGGAGGGCGTCAACGAGGTGCTGACGCTTCTGGCGGAGAACCCACAGCTATCCGCCGAGGCGGCCGTCGAGGAGGCGGGGCTCTCCGGCGTGAGCGAAGACGAGGTTCGCGACGCCGTCGTCGACGTGGTCGAGCGCAACGAGGAACAGGTCGAAACGGAGGGGATGGCCGCGTTCTCCGGGCTCATGGGCGAGGCGATGGGTGCGCTCCGCGGCCGCGCCGACGGCGAAGTCGTCAGTAGCGTCCTCCGAGAAGAGATTCAAAAGCGCACCTGAGTCGAAAGTCGGGGGTCTCCGAGGTCGATTTCGACTCGCAGCGGATCGGGCTTCGGGGACCGTCGAGGACTCGTCTCTCCAACGTTTGCTCACTGTCTCTTCGACGTTTGCTCACGCCGTGTCGACGGGAACGAGCCTCATGCAACCGTTACTTCGGATCGTCACCTCGAACCCCTCGTAGTCGAACGTGACGACGCGACTGCCCGTCCAGTTCGAAGCGTTCGGCTCTCCGAACAGCGTTTCGAGGGCGTCCGGGTCGACGGTGGGGTAGAGGGGCGAAATTTCGAACGGCGGAGCGCCGCGAAGCGCCGAGACCGTCTCGACGAGCTCTTCGACGACGGAGTCGACGTGTGGGTTGAAGAGGGCGCAGTAACCGCTCGGGACCGAAGTGTCGCTCACTTGATTCTGTGTCGACATCGATCGCCTTACGATAGTGAGGTGTATAATACAGCGTATTTCCTCAAATTTGGCTGCTTCCACTCCCGCGAGAAATTCGCCCCTGACAGACTGACACGACGAGTCGACGGCGATACCTCGAACCGAGACAGCGGGCTAGCCGCGATGCACCGAACCGATATGGCGGACCTCGAACTCGGGATTACTCCTCGGCGAGTTCCTCGATGAGCGTCTCGACGCTGTAGCTCTGCAGCACGCGTTGGCTGTCGCGTAGCGTCGAGATGACGTACGTCGAGTTCGTCCGGTCGACTTCCTCGACGGCCTCGAACTCCGAGATGAGCCGTTCGACCATCTCGCTGCCGGTAAGTCGCGCGATGACGATAAAATCCGTCTCACCCATCGTGAAGTACGCCTGCGTCACCCCCTCTATCTCCATCAGTTTCTCGCCGACGTCCTCGTACGAGCCACTGTAGTCGGCCAGCACCTCGACGATGACCGTGACGCCGAGACCGAACTCCTCTAAATCGACGTCGTAGAGGTCGTTCTCGATGATACCGTCCTCCTTCAGGTTGTTCAGCCGGTAGTGAATCGTCGACACCGGGATACCCGTCGCTTCGTGGAGGCGTTCGGGACTGCCGGTCCCGAGGTCGGAGATGGCCTTCAGAAGCGTGATGTCGCGTTCGTCCATGGCCTGTCGGTTCGGACGACGCCCCTATGTAGTCACCGGCGATTGAAAGTTGAACGTTTCTCTAACTTTGCAATCATACAATCGAGGATTCTCTAACGTCGACTCCTCGATATCCGTCACGTTCTATCTTAAACGATTCTGTTGTAGACAAGTTTAACAACTAGGGCTAATTACGAACGTGGTACGAACCAATGTCTCTCCGTCGTCTCTATCACCAACATTCGACCACAGTGTTGTTTACCCTCCTCGCGGCGTTCTGGGGAACCTCCTTCGTCGCCATCGAGGTCGGGCTTCACTACGTCCCGCCGCTGTACTTCGCGGGCGCGCGCTACGCCGTCGCAGGTGCAGTCGTCTTCGTGTACGCTGTCGCGACGAGCGACCGGTGGCTCCCCTCGGGCCGCGACGAGTGGCTCGTCGTGAGTATCGCCGGCCTGTTTCTCATCGGCGCGTACCACGGACTGCTGTACCTCGGCGAATTATGGGTATCGGGTCCCGTCGCTGCCGTCGTCATCAGCCTCACGCCCATCCTGACGGCCGCGTTCGCGAGCGCGCTCCTCCCGTCGAAGGGACTCGGTCTCGGCGAGATCATCGGTCTCGCCTTCGGCCTCGTCGGCGTCGTCGTCCTCGTCGCTCCCGACCCGACAACGCTCGAACTGGGGTCGGTTCTCGGCGTCGCGCTCGTGTTCCTCAGCGCCGTCTCGTTCGCGCTCGGCTCCGTCCTGACGCGACCGCTCGAGTCCGACCTCTCGCTGATATCGATGGAGGCGTGGGCGATGCTGCTCGGCGCGGGGTCGCTGTTCGTCGTCGGCGCGCTGCGCGGCGAGTCGCTCGCGGCGGTCCACGTGACGCCCGTCGCCGTCGCGTCGTTCCTCTACCTGACGTTCGTCTCCGGCGTCGTCGGATTTCTCCTGTACTTCGAGTTGCTCGACCGAACCGGACCGACCGAGATCAACCTCGTCGGCTACGCCGAACCGGTGGTCGCGACGTTGGTGAGTGCGGCGTTCGTCGGTCACGTAGTCGAAGCGAACGCGCTCGTCGGGTTCGTCGCCATCTTCGTCGGCTTCGGCGTGCTGAAGCGCGACGCGCTCCGCGAGTTCGTCGTCGGCGACGCGCCGGTCGCGACCGACGCGTACCCGGACGCGGACTGATCGCGTAGCAAAGAATCGAGACCACTCCCTCCCGCGATTCGCGGTCAGTCGGCCGAGAACAGCGAGCGACGCGGCGTCATGGCCTCTTCGACCTGCGTCCAGACCAGCACAACTCCGAGCGCCGCCAGCGACGCGCCGAAGGCGAACGGGACGACGAAGCCGAACGAGACCAGAAAGCCGGCGGCCAGGGGACCGAAGGCGACGCCGAAGCCGAACGCCATCGTCAGCACCGAGAGCGTTGACCCTGACTTCCCGTCGGGTGCGAGGTCACCCGCCAGCGCGAGCGCGGGCGCGAACACCATCGCCCCGGCCACGCCCTGCGCGAACCGGGCGGCGAACATCAGCCACGGGTCGTAGATGACTCCCTGCACCAGCGTCGTCGGGACCAGAAGGACCGTGCCGGCCACGATGAACACCTTCCGGCCGTAGAAGTCCGTCGCCCGGCCGATGGGAACCTGCAGGAATATCTGAGCCAGGACGAACGCCGCGAACTGGAGACCGAACAGCGTCGGTCCCTGGTCGAGTCGCGTGTTGATGATGTCGCCCAGCGTGGCGAACAGCGCGATGCCGACCGCCATGAAAAAGGAGACGACGCCGAGCGTGAACACGGGGTCGAGAAAGCCCCGTCCGCTCCGGTCGAGAACGGAGAATCCGTCGAGAGCGCCCGCGTCCGCCTCGTCCGCCGCCGCGTCGGTCTCGATTTTATCGGGGTCGCGAATCAGCGAGAGGATGAGAAAGAAACTGACGCTCGCGGTGAGCGTGGCGAAGTAGAACGCCGCGTCGAAGCCGCTGAACTGGATTTGCGTTCCCCTCAGACCGACCGTGTACGGTCCGGCTGAGACGACGGCCCCCGCCGCGATGGGACCGACGCCGAAGCCGACGAGTCTGAACGTGTTGTACGTCCCCATGTTGCCGCCGCGGTTCGACTCCGACGCCAAGTCGTTGACTAGCGCGACGGTCGTCGGGATGATCAGCGCCCCGGCGACCCCCTGCAGCACGCGCAGTCCGACGAGGTGCCAGTACGCCGACGCCAGCGAATACGAAAAACTCGCCACGCCGATGAGCAGCAGTCCGGCCAGGACGAATATCTTTCGCCGACCCGTCCGGTCCGACAGTCGCCCGGTGAACGGCTGGAGCGGGCTGTTGACGAAGCCGAAAAGCGAGAGCACGACGCCGGTGACGGCGACCTCCGTCAATCCGAAGGTGTTCCCCGAGACGAGTTCGCTGCCGATGAAAAGCGGGAGAACGACGATGAGAAACGAGTTGCCCACCGACTCGGTCATCCGGGCCAACGCCAGCGCGAGCACCTGCGAGTTGACGCCCAGTCGGTTCGACATCAGTCCGAACTCACCGTACTTGACCGCGTCATACCCCCGGTTCGAAGTCTCGACGCAATACCGTTGTGGAAGCGGCGGCCGAGGAGCAAAAATCTCGTCGAGTTCCGCAACCGACCGGGACAGTTCGCTCGACCGCCGCGCTGCAAAACTATTTGCGCCGCTCGCGTGTCTGGACGGACATGCCGATTTACTTCGAAGACCTCACGGTCGGCGAGACGACCGAGTTCGGCAAGTACGAAGTGACGCAAGAGGAGATAGTCGAGTTCGCCGAGCGCTACGACCCGCAGTTCTTCCACGTCGACCCCGAAAAGGCTGAAGAGACGATGTACGGCGGTCTCATCGCCTCGGGCTGGCACACGGCGTCGATGACGATGCGGATGCTCGTCGACGGGTTTCTCTCCGACGCGGCCTCGCTGGGTGCGAAGGGCGTCGACGAACTCCGCTGGTACCGGCCGGTTCGCCCGGGCGACGTGCTGACCCTGCGCAACGAGGTACTGGAGAAGGAGGTCGAGAGCGACGAGCGCGGCCTCGCGCACGTCCAGACGACGACGCTCAATCAATCGGGTGAGGCGGTGTTCTCGATGGTCGGGGTGGTGATGTTCGGTCGCGAGTAGCGGTGATTCGAGGGACTACCGCCAGCGGTCGGGTTCGTCGTACTTCTCCAGCAGGTCGCGTCGGTGCCGGAGTTGTCGGTTCGTCCGCCGAAAGAGACCCAGAAGCGTCGAGATCTCGCGGTCGGTCGGGTGCGACCGGCCGACGAGACGGCGCATCAAGCGCGTCGTCTTCTGACGCTTGTGGTCGTCGTAACCGGTCGCGTTGAGCAGGTCGCCGAACAGGTCGTAGAAGCGCTCGATGTCCTCCTCGGGCGCGCGCGACCGTTCCACGTCGGGCAACTGTCTCTCCTCGACGGTCAACTCGCGGAGTTCGTACATGAGCACGGTCGCCGCCTGTCCGAGGTTGAGCACGGGGTACTCCTCGCTGGCGGGGATCGAGCAGATCTCGTCCATCCGCTCCAGTTCCTCGTTGTTCAGCCCCGTCCCCTCGCGGCCGAAGACGAGCGCTGTGCGCGTCTCGACCGATTTTAGGGTCTCACGGAGTTCGACGGGGGTCTTGAACGGGTAGCGGATGTGCCGACGGCTGTCCTCGTTCGTGATGGCCGTGGTGGCGACGGTGTGGTAGTTCTCGATTATCTCGTCTAACTCGACCGTCTCCGCGTTCGGGAGCACGTCCTCACGGGCGTGTCCGGCGAAGCCGTAGGCGTCGCCGTCGCGGTGCAGTTCCGGCGGGTCGACGAGTTTCAGTTCGGAGAGACCGAAGTTCTTCATCGCCCGCGCGATGGTACCGATGTTGCCGGGCGTCTTCGGTTCGACGACGACGACGACGGGTTTCTGCCTGCTCATTTCCGCGGATACTCTCGGCCGAGGTCGACGCCGTCGAGGTCCAGCTCCTCCGGTTCGTCCTCGTCGTCTGCGTCCGCTTCGGTCTCGGCGTCGCCGTCGCCGCCGACATCTGCCTCGTCCGCGTCGGGGCCGTACGCGCGCAGGTCGATGCGCTCGCCCTCGAACTCCTCGTTGAGGCGGTCCTGTAGTTCCTGGGCGTCGGGGGGACTCGGCATGTTCTCGGGGTCGGTCTCGACGTGTTCCATCCCGCCGTAGCCGTCGGGGGCGCGGCCACCGTCGGCGAACCACTCCTGAAACTCGTCGCGGAACAGTTCGTCGCCGACGAACTCGCGGCCGCCCGCCTCGCGGAACCAGTAGAGGAAGTCCGCCTCGTGCTGGTCGCAGAGGACGACTTCGTTGAGCGGTTCGCCGTAGACGATGGTCGCCTGTCGGCAGCGCTCGATGTTCTCGTCGCCGTGCACGAGGTAGCAGGCCTGACACGGCTTCTCTACGAGCAGGCTCAGGCGGAGGAGTCGCTGGCGGGGGTCCTCCGGAATCTCGTCAAGGGGTTTGAACTCACCCTCGTCGGTGAAGATTTCGGACTCCTCGAACCGCCATCCGCGGAGTCCGACGCTGACTTTCGCCATTAGGCGGTGGTAGCCGGCGGTCGGATAAAAAGCACGTGACTTCGACGATGCTGAGTTACTGCGCCACTTCGACCGCCAGCCTGCGCTCGACGTACTTCGCCAGCACGTCCGCTTCGAGGTGAACCGGGTCGCTGACGTCCTTCTCCGAGAACGTCGTCAGCTGAAGCGTCTCGGGAATCGCGGCGACGGTAAAGCTCCGGTCGCCATAGTCGGCGACGGTCAGCGACGCGCCGTCGACGGCGACGGCCCCCTTCTCTACGAGGTAGCCCGCAAACGAGTTGGGAACGTCGAAGACGAACTCGACGCCCTCGGCCTGCTCGCGGATTCCCGCGACGGTGCCCGTGGCGTCGACGGTTCCTTTGACGACGTGGCCGTCGAAGCGGCCGTCGGCGGGCATCGGTCGTTCGAGGTTCACCGCGTCGCCAACGCGGAGGTCCGAGAGGTAGGTGCGCCCCAGCGTCTCCTCGGTGGCGAACGCCTCGAACCAGTCGTCGCTCCGGCGTTCGACGGTGAGACAGACCCCGCTGACGGCGACGCTTTTGCCGACGGCGAGGTCGGTCGCGAAAGCGGTTTCGACGCGGAGACGGCGGCCTTCCGCGGCGGATTCGGTCTTCGAGATGGTACCGGTCGTTTCGACCAAGCCAGTGAACATGTGCTGACAGATGTGCGACCGTATGAAATTCGTTATGGTTCTCAGAACTGTTATTGTTTACTCCCGGTCTGCACCTCGCGCTCCGCCTCGCGGAGTCGGGAGACCCGGTCGCTCACCGACGGATGCGTCCGCAGGAACGTCCGGTAGACGAACGCCTCGTAGCGGTCCGAGTAGTAGGTCATCGTCGCCGGTCGGTCGCCCTCCGCGCCGAGCATGATCGGCTCGTCGGGTTCGACCTGTTCGGGCGAGACGACGGTGAACGCGGCGACGCTCCGGGCGCTCCGGAGGTCTTTGACCGGGTGTTTTCGGAGTTCCATATCGATGGACCCGAGCGCGCTCGCCAGCGACGCCGGGTCGCCGGTGATGGCGACGGCCCCGCGGTCGGCGGCGAGTTCGCGCACGCGGGAGAACGATGCGATGAGCGAGCGCCCAACGAACGAGAACAGACCGGCGACGAGGGCGACGACCAGCCCCGCAACTCCGATGACTCCGCTTTTACCTTCTCCGAGTTTCTCGGCGATGTCGTGCAATCGGCTCGCCGTCGCCGTTGGGAGCGAGAGCGCGGTCATCAGCGCCACGTCGCGGTTCTTCACGTGTGCGAGTTCGTGGGCGACGACGGCCCGTAGCTCCGCGTCGTCGAGCGCGCTGAGCATCCCGAGCGAGACGACGAGCGTCGCGCTGCCCGCCGTGTAGCCCGTGACGAACGCTTCGGGCGTGTCGTCACCGGACACCGCGATGGCGGGCATCGGAAGGTGGGCTTGCTGGGCGACGCTGCTAGCGATGCGGTGAAGTCGCGGCAACGTATCGGCGTCCACCTCGTAAGCGTCCACCTCACCGACGACACGCGCGCCCTGCGTGAGCTCGAGCGCGGCGAGCGCGAGCAACACGATGCCGACGGGGACGAGCGAAACGTGCCACGGGAAGCCGAGAGACATCGCGGCGGCGCCGAATCCAGCGACGAAGGCGACGACGAACGCGACGGCGACGACGAGGAGGACGACGGCGAGCGCCATTCGAGTCAGGAGGGACCTGTCGATACGTTGAACTCTCATTCAAATTCTATAGCTCCGTCGCTCGTCGAGAATCGTCGTTACGCACTCTGGCGTCCATCGATCTTGTTTCGGACAGCCCGTTGATAGTTATGGACGCCATTCCGCTCGGAAAACCCGACTGAATCCCCGAACTACCGACACCGCACGGCCTATCACGGATGCGTCCTACCGGAGATACATGCGAAACGTGGACGCCGCCGGTCTCGGCATCGGCGACGACTATCCGCCCCGTATCATGGGCGTACTCAACGTCTCGAAGGAGTCGCCGTACGAACCAAGCGTCTTCAACGACGTCGCCGAGGCGGCCGACTACGTCGACACCGCGCTCATCGACGAGGGCGCAGACATCGTCGACGTGGGTCTCGAATCGGCGAACAAGCGGTTCGAGGTACTCTCCGCGGAGGACGAACTCGAACGCCTCGACACCGCAATCGAGGTGCTGGAACACGTCTCCGGCGACGCGGTGTTCTCCATCGAGACGCGGTACCACGAAGTCGCCGACGAGGCGCTCTCGCGCGGCTTCGACATGGTCAACGACATCTGCGGCTTCGCGGACCCGAAGATGCCCGCTGTGTGCGAGGCTCACGACGTCGCCATCGCCAAGATGGCAAGTCCGCCGGACCTCAAACGACCGGGAGCGGTCGAGGACGTCGACGACATATACGAGGCACTGAAGCGCAACGGCCTGACGGACAAGACCATCGTCGACCCGGCGTTCGGCGGGTGGTCCGAGGAGAAGACGCTCGAAGACGACCGCGAGACGTTCCGTCGCCTCCGGGAATTTCGCGGGCTCGGTCAGCCGATTCTCGTCTCCATCAACCGGAAGAACTTCCTCCGCGAACTCGCCGGCCGCTCCACCGAGGCGGCGCTGCCGGTCAGCCTCGCCGCCACCTCCATGGCGGTCGAGCGCGGTGCCCACGTCGTTCGCACCCACGACGTGACGGAGACGCGCGATGCGGCGCTCGTCGGCGCAGCGTTCGCGCGAGCGCGCGTCCGCGAGGACGGCGACGAGAGCGACGTTCGGGTCGAGGAACTCGACGTGACGACGCCGCACGAGGCGGCCCGGCACATCGAACGCGTCGGCGGCGACGAACGGGCCGCACCCGAGTTCGTCTCGAACGTGTTCGAGTTCTCGTCGCTGTCGCCCGAAGAGCGCGGAGCGCTCGTCGCCGCGACGAAGGAGTCAGGAGCGATGCTCGTCGGCGGCGACACGGGACGGGCGCTGCTCGTCGGTACCTCGGGTGCGATCACCCGAACTACGACCGCCGCATCGGGTGTCTCAGATGCCTTCGACGACGTTCTGGAGGAAGTCGCGGAAACATTCACGTACGAGAAAACTTATGGCGAACGGGCCTGAACCGAGCAAGTGGACGCCGGAACGGCACGCGGGTAGGGGTACTTGGTGCCACTCCGGCCCATACCGTAATATTATCGCCGAGCGTTCGCCCCGCGAACACCGGCGACGCGATTCGACGTGCGTAGCGACGCGAACCCTCACGAACCGCGAGCGACTGCCCTCTCGGCCGAGGGGGTCCGCGGCGTGAACTTCGAGACGTGGGAACCCGTCTACGAGCGGCTACTCGCGGAGTTCGGGTTCGACCGCGAGGCGGACGAACGCGCTCGCGACGAACTGGCGGAACTCAGCGAGCCGTTCGACGAATCGCGTCTGCGCGTCGTCGACGGCGCGAGCGTCGCCGTCGTCGGTGCAGCACCGTCGCTCGCCGACGAAGTCGACCGCGCCGCCGCCGCGGACTACGTTTTCGCCGCGTCGACGGCCGTCGACGTGCTGTGCGACCGCGGCGTCTCGGTCGACCTGATGGTGACGGACCTCGACAAAAACCCCGAGACGGCCCGCGAGTTGACCCGGCGAGGCGTCCCGGTAGCGGCGCACGCCCACGGCGACAACCGCTCGGCGATTCGCGAGTGGGTCCCGCGGTTCCGGTCGGAGAACGTGCTGGCGACGACGCAGGCAGCCCCCGTAGGAGCCGTCGTCGACTACGGCGGGTTCACCGACGGCGACAGAGCGGCGTTTCTGGCCGACGAGTTCGGGGCCCGGGAGCTGAAATTCGCCGGATGGCAGTTCGACGACCCGACGGTCGACGAGACGAAAGCGAGAAAACTCGCGTGGGCCGAGCGTCTCCTCGGGTGGCTGGAACGACGCCGAGGCGAGCAGTTCTCGGTGCTCGACGGACGGCGGTCGGCCCCCGAACCGCTCGACGAAGAGGGACGAGATTTCGGCGACGAGACGCGGGAGTGAGTGGAACAGGGGTCAGCGAGCCTCGTTTCGTAAGTTTCGTTAGTAAGTGCGTATCAAAATAGTTATGACCGACGGCTATTTATCGTGAATCGATTGTCGATGCTGACGGTTTGAGCAACCGATACAGTACACGTGAAGGTGGTGGAACCGCTCTGTGGTTTCACGCGCATCGGCAATCTCTCATCTCTTGTTTCGACGCCGATCAGCGACGCGACCGTCGGACTCGGTCGGTGGTGACCGCCGTCAGTCGACGAACGCACCGTCGACGGCGTCGTACTCTGCCTCGAAGTAGCGAACGTCGCAGTGCGTACAGGTCGCCGCGATGACATCGTAGTTCCGGCAGCACGATTCGACGGTGCGCTCGCCGAGTTCGACCGAACCACCGCAGGCCGGACAGCGCTCGACGCAGGCGCGAAGCCCGCTAAGAACCTGCCCGCGAACGTCGACGGAGAGTCGGCGCCACACGTCGGAGCGATCGGCGAGTTCGGCGCTCGCCGCCATGTCCGCCGCGAACGCCTCCCGCGACTCCCACTGGCCCAGCCAGTCGTCGTCGAACCACGCGGCCACGGCGTTTCCGTGGTCGCTCAGCGACACCCGTTCGGCGTCGACGCCGAGCGTTTTGGCGAGCTGGCCGACGCCTCCGTC
This genomic stretch from Haloprofundus salilacus harbors:
- a CDS encoding 6-hydroxymethylpterin diphosphokinase MptE-like protein; the encoded protein is MNFETWEPVYERLLAEFGFDREADERARDELAELSEPFDESRLRVVDGASVAVVGAAPSLADEVDRAAAADYVFAASTAVDVLCDRGVSVDLMVTDLDKNPETARELTRRGVPVAAHAHGDNRSAIREWVPRFRSENVLATTQAAPVGAVVDYGGFTDGDRAAFLADEFGARELKFAGWQFDDPTVDETKARKLAWAERLLGWLERRRGEQFSVLDGRRSAPEPLDEEGRDFGDETRE